In Chthoniobacterales bacterium, one DNA window encodes the following:
- a CDS encoding HDIG domain-containing metalloprotein codes for MFQFAKKKLIKQGLSTGKTRRQKTHSEFRQTLATDPWVKGVIIALFIGGLAALIFYGQQQSPAQFFLISLLILCTAIAQLWIGHPETFKSNSRVTLILGVILAHLAVCKLVMQVCYEISKTSEHVLWQVVPILLIPYAFAPLVMSVLLGRNLGLFTAVFVSLWSAILFRGIDAFILVLSLISGFISVFVTLQVRRRSRLLRAGFYVGVATWLLALSFGLITLNIMDLPRTDWNLFGWQTLAAVGSGMITAMLVGGALPLLETPFGITTDISWLEIADLNHPLLRRLSTEAPGTYHHSLMVASLAEAAAEKIKANATLCRVCAYFHDVGKLVKPEYFTENINEDRNPHDDLAPTMSALIIIAHVKEGIDLALKSKLNHQIIDVIQQHHGTSLVMYFFKRAQQQQEDTRAGGKIMNMREEDIPEVREESFRYPGPIPQFKEAGIISLADAVESASRSLVKPSPQRIEQLVNDIIESRIADGQLDECGMTLHEIRCIGESFRFSLKNMLHSRIAYPKEDSKADKDAATLAEKKASAAA; via the coding sequence ATGTTCCAATTCGCCAAAAAGAAACTGATCAAGCAGGGTCTTTCGACGGGTAAAACCCGCCGCCAGAAGACGCACAGTGAATTTCGCCAAACGCTGGCCACCGATCCGTGGGTGAAGGGCGTGATTATCGCGTTGTTTATCGGCGGACTGGCCGCGCTCATCTTTTACGGGCAGCAGCAATCTCCCGCGCAGTTTTTCCTGATCAGCCTGCTGATTTTATGCACGGCGATCGCGCAACTCTGGATCGGCCACCCGGAGACTTTTAAGAGCAACAGTCGAGTTACATTGATATTAGGCGTCATCCTGGCGCATCTCGCCGTCTGCAAACTGGTCATGCAGGTCTGCTACGAAATCTCGAAAACCAGCGAACACGTTCTCTGGCAGGTCGTCCCAATTTTGCTCATCCCGTATGCATTTGCGCCGCTCGTCATGTCGGTGCTGCTCGGGAGAAATCTGGGCTTGTTTACCGCTGTTTTCGTGAGCTTGTGGAGCGCGATTCTCTTCCGGGGAATTGACGCCTTCATTCTCGTTCTTAGCTTGATCAGCGGGTTCATTTCCGTCTTCGTCACGTTGCAAGTGCGCCGCCGCAGCCGACTTTTGCGCGCTGGTTTTTATGTCGGCGTCGCGACCTGGCTGCTCGCGTTGAGCTTCGGTTTGATCACGCTGAACATCATGGATTTGCCCAGAACCGACTGGAATTTATTTGGCTGGCAGACGCTTGCCGCCGTCGGCAGTGGAATGATTACCGCGATGCTCGTCGGTGGCGCGCTGCCACTTTTGGAAACGCCATTCGGCATCACGACCGACATTTCCTGGCTGGAAATCGCCGATCTCAATCACCCGCTCCTGCGGCGACTTTCGACCGAGGCGCCGGGCACGTATCATCACAGCTTGATGGTTGCCAGTCTGGCCGAGGCCGCTGCGGAAAAGATCAAGGCCAACGCCACACTTTGCCGCGTCTGCGCCTATTTTCACGATGTTGGCAAACTGGTGAAGCCCGAGTATTTCACCGAAAACATCAACGAAGATCGCAATCCTCACGACGATCTCGCGCCGACGATGAGCGCCCTCATCATCATCGCTCACGTCAAGGAAGGCATCGATCTAGCTCTTAAATCGAAGCTCAACCACCAGATTATCGACGTCATCCAGCAGCACCACGGCACCTCGCTGGTGATGTATTTCTTCAAGCGCGCCCAGCAGCAGCAGGAGGACACTCGCGCCGGCGGCAAGATTATGAACATGCGCGAGGAGGACATTCCCGAGGTGAGGGAGGAAAGTTTCCGCTATCCGGGGCCGATCCCGCAGTTTAAGGAAGCGGGCATCATCAGCCTCGCCGACGCGGTCGAAAGCGCCTCGCGCAGTCTGGTCAAACCCAGCCCGCAGCGCATTGAGCAGCTCGTGAACGACATCATCGAATCGCGCATCGCCGACGGCCAGCTCGACGAGTGCGGCATGACGCTCCACGAGATTCGCTGTATTGGCGAAAGCTTCCGGTTTTCGCTGAAAAACATGCTCCACAGCCGCATCGCTTATCCGAAGGAAGACAGCAAAGCGGACAAGGACGCAGCGACTTTGGCGGAAAAGAAAGCCTCTGCCGCCGCGTGA
- the ybeY gene encoding rRNA maturation RNase YbeY, whose translation MTPQPSDVLNQLDEIAISLVSDRAIADFHLRFMGISGPTDVLTFEHGEILISAETAASYAGEYDLTPLQEIALYILHGLLHLRGFDDQTPSDHEEMYRVQSEIFSRLDT comes from the coding sequence TTGACGCCCCAACCCAGCGACGTTCTCAACCAGCTCGACGAGATAGCGATCTCACTCGTTTCAGACCGTGCGATAGCGGATTTCCATTTGAGATTCATGGGCATCTCTGGGCCGACCGATGTTCTGACTTTTGAACACGGCGAGATTCTGATTAGTGCCGAAACCGCCGCGTCTTATGCCGGCGAATACGATCTAACTCCGCTCCAGGAGATCGCGCTCTACATTCTTCACGGACTGCTCCATTTGCGTGGTTTCGACGACCAGACCCCGTCCGATCACGAGGAAATGTACCGCGTCCAGAGTGAGATTTTTTCGCGTCTCGACACGTAA
- the hisB gene encoding imidazoleglycerol-phosphate dehydratase HisB, with translation MSRSALIERHTAETQIRVELNLDGTGKATVATGIAFLDHMLNLFSKHSLIDLNVQAKGDLEVDFHHTVEDCGISLGQAVSKALGDKRGIRRYGFAYLPMDETLARVVIDLSGRPFLEYRAPQNASPIGGQFEFQLVEEFFRGFAVHAGANLHAEILYGRDSHHLAEALFKGLARALDMACQIDPRVTGIPSTKGVL, from the coding sequence ATGTCCCGAAGCGCCCTGATCGAACGCCATACCGCTGAAACTCAAATCCGCGTGGAGTTGAACCTCGATGGCACGGGAAAGGCAACCGTCGCCACCGGCATCGCGTTTCTCGATCACATGCTGAACTTGTTTTCCAAGCACAGTCTGATTGATCTCAACGTCCAGGCGAAGGGCGACCTCGAAGTGGACTTCCATCACACTGTGGAAGATTGCGGGATCAGTCTCGGCCAAGCCGTCAGCAAAGCTCTCGGCGATAAACGCGGGATACGCCGCTACGGTTTTGCCTATCTGCCGATGGATGAGACGCTCGCCCGGGTCGTGATCGACCTGAGCGGACGCCCGTTTCTGGAATATCGCGCCCCGCAAAACGCGTCGCCGATTGGCGGCCAATTCGAGTTCCAGTTGGTTGAGGAATTTTTTCGCGGATTCGCGGTTCATGCCGGGGCCAATCTCCACGCCGAGATTCTCTACGGACGCGACTCACATCATTTGGCCGAGGCACTTTTTAAAGGCTTGGCCCGTGCGCTCGACATGGCCTGCCAGATCGATCCCCGAGTCACCGGCATTCCCAGCACCAAAGGCGTGCTTTAA
- a CDS encoding PTPDL family protein — MKFPQPHPFFCLLLFLQSSWLMADTIVLKTGERLEAKITKTTDTTVEAEVKMSASITDVRVIQKADIASIEKPDPAEAEFAAVKAAGPGPNSFTPADYDTAIHTKINAFIGKYPTSPHVAEAREMIATLEKEKERVAFGEVKIENIWYTPQEVEKQKDQINATLLLQQMIALGQAGDSLGALNLFTKLEKTYPGTRAYPSAVEYAQQLIPNVQTEVTTKKAIFANEMIERKKGMELLPDFKKAPLIAAAASEEAKANAALEAAIKAGTKWTPIYPRNQKSLDELQKTVTAENTRLAAIKTAPMLASIAAVDEAKKQMAAGDLPGATASLQTASSLWSANLLLKDANAQLTLAKATPIPTPTPSPTPKGAMKTPLPRKP, encoded by the coding sequence ATGAAATTTCCCCAGCCTCATCCGTTCTTTTGCCTGCTTTTGTTTCTTCAGTCTTCTTGGCTGATGGCTGACACGATTGTCCTAAAAACCGGCGAACGTCTCGAAGCTAAGATCACCAAGACCACCGACACCACGGTCGAAGCGGAGGTGAAAATGAGCGCGTCGATCACCGACGTGCGGGTGATTCAAAAAGCGGACATCGCCAGCATCGAAAAACCCGATCCTGCCGAGGCGGAATTTGCCGCTGTGAAAGCCGCCGGACCGGGGCCGAATTCATTCACACCCGCCGATTACGACACGGCGATTCACACCAAGATCAATGCCTTCATCGGCAAATATCCCACGAGCCCACACGTGGCGGAGGCCCGCGAAATGATCGCCACCTTGGAAAAGGAAAAAGAGCGCGTCGCCTTTGGTGAAGTGAAGATCGAAAACATCTGGTACACGCCCCAGGAAGTGGAGAAACAAAAGGATCAGATCAACGCCACGCTGCTTTTGCAGCAGATGATCGCGCTGGGTCAAGCCGGCGATTCTCTCGGAGCTTTGAACCTTTTCACCAAGCTGGAAAAAACCTATCCCGGTACCCGCGCCTATCCGTCAGCGGTGGAATATGCGCAGCAGTTGATCCCGAATGTGCAGACGGAGGTCACCACGAAAAAGGCGATTTTTGCCAACGAAATGATCGAGCGCAAGAAAGGCATGGAACTGCTGCCCGACTTCAAAAAGGCACCGCTGATCGCTGCCGCCGCCTCTGAGGAAGCCAAGGCCAACGCTGCCCTCGAAGCCGCAATCAAGGCCGGCACAAAATGGACCCCGATTTATCCGCGGAACCAGAAAAGCCTCGATGAATTGCAAAAAACCGTCACCGCCGAGAACACCAGGCTGGCGGCGATCAAGACCGCCCCGATGCTCGCCTCCATCGCCGCCGTGGACGAGGCAAAGAAGCAAATGGCCGCTGGCGATCTGCCCGGCGCGACCGCTTCCCTGCAAACAGCGTCCAGCCTCTGGAGCGCCAATTTGCTTCTGAAAGACGCCAACGCTCAACTCACCCTTGCCAAGGCGACTCCGATTCCAACGCCCACGCCGAGTCCAACGCCAAAGGGCGCGATGAAAACGCCGTTGCCGAGGAAGCCGTAG